The sequence GGTTTTTATTTTCGAAACATATCCACATATGGGGAAAATAAGATAACTTGTAAGCAAAGACAAAACTTAACTGATTATATAAAATTGTTCACTTAATTGTATGGCTAAGAACGCTGAAAATGTTTGGATCAATTGTTTAAAAATTATCAAAGACATTGTTGAATGGCAACATTACAAAACATGGTTTGAGCCAATTACTCCGGTAGAGTTGAAAGGAAATGTATTATTGATTCAGGTTCCTTCTCAATTCTTCTATGAATACCTGGAAGAGCATTATGTTACGTTGCTTGCTAAAACGCTGAAACGCGAATTAGGAAAAGATGCCAGATTAGAATATCGTATCATGGTGGATAGCGGAAATACCAATAGTCGTGGTTCCGTTGATTTGCCTGCTAGAGGTCCAAAGTCAATTAATAACAATGAAATGAACTTTCCTCTGGTAATTGACAATCCGGTTAAGAATCCATTTGTGATTCCAGGATTGAAAAAAATGCAAATTGATCCGCAGCTGAACCAGGGATACATTTTTGATTCTTTTATTGAAGGGGATTGTAACCGCGTAGCACGCAGAGCCGGTAAAACGGTTGCGGAAAAGCCAGGTGCTAACTCTTTTAATCCATTGGTGATTTATGGAGGTGTAGGATTGGGTAAAACACACCTTGCTCAGGCCATTGGAAATGAAGTGAAAAGATTGCATCCATCTAAAGTGGTTTTGTATGTAAGCAGTGAAAAATTTATCAATCAGTTTGTTGATCATAGCCGCAACAATGCCATCAACGATTTTATACATTTCTATCAATTGATTGATGTGTTGATTATTGATGATGTTCAGTTCTTCAGCCGTGCAGAAAAAAGCCAGGATGCATTTTTTGCCATCTTTAACCATTTGCACCAGAGCGGTAAGCAGTTGGTATTAACTTCTGATAAAGCACCCAAAGACCTGGATGGTATGCAGGAGCGTTTGCTCAGTCGTTTCAGATGGGGATTGAGTGCCGACTTGCAAGTGCCAGACTACGAAACTCGTATTGAGATTCTTGAGAAGAAAATGAAGAATGATGGTTTGGATATGCCGAAGGAAGTAATTAAATACGTGGCGTATAATATCAATACCAATGTTCGTGAACTGGAAGGTGCTTTGATTTCTTTGTTGGCACAGTCTTCTTTGAATAAAAAGGAAATTGATGTGGAACTGGCCAAGAAAGTACTGCGCAATTTTGTTAAGACCAGCAGCAAGGAAATTACTATTGATGCTATCCAGAAAATGGTTTGTGAATATTTTGATGTTCCATATGACCGTCTGTTACACAAGACGCGTAAACGCGAAATTGTGCAGGCACGTCAGATTACTATGTACCTGGCCAAGGCTTTCACCAAAAACTCTTTGAAAACCATTGGGGAGCATTTTGGAGGAAGAGACCATACCACCGTAATCCATTCTTGTCAGACCGTGAAAGATCTAATGGACACCGACTCTATATTCAGAGAAAATGTGATGGAACTGACACAGAAGGTTCAATTAGCAGCTATGTAGTTCTCTTCCAGTTGAGAAATACTCCGATAAAACTTAGTTTTCGTATTTAACATCCCGTCTATAGCAGATGGGATGTTTTATTTTAGGATTTTTTCTCTCAATTTTTGGCAGTTAACCTCAGGAAACTTACTTTTGCATCCCTCTCCGAAAGGAGTAAGGACGGTGAGGTGGATGAGTGGCTGAAATCAGTAGTTTGCTAAACTGCCGTACGGGTTAAACTGTACCGCGGGTTCGAATCCCGCCCTCACCGCAGATTATCTCACCATAATCTGCGAGCAAACTAAAAGATTGATTTCCTCCGGCGGAAATCATGACAAATTCTCGGGAAGTAGCGCAGGCCGGTAGCGCACCTGGTTTGGGACCAGGGGGTCGCAGGTTCGAATCCTGTCTTCCCGACGAAACAAAAAAACCCTTCGACGAAGTCGA is a genomic window of Sediminibacterium sp. TEGAF015 containing:
- the dnaA gene encoding chromosomal replication initiator protein DnaA, giving the protein MAKNAENVWINCLKIIKDIVEWQHYKTWFEPITPVELKGNVLLIQVPSQFFYEYLEEHYVTLLAKTLKRELGKDARLEYRIMVDSGNTNSRGSVDLPARGPKSINNNEMNFPLVIDNPVKNPFVIPGLKKMQIDPQLNQGYIFDSFIEGDCNRVARRAGKTVAEKPGANSFNPLVIYGGVGLGKTHLAQAIGNEVKRLHPSKVVLYVSSEKFINQFVDHSRNNAINDFIHFYQLIDVLIIDDVQFFSRAEKSQDAFFAIFNHLHQSGKQLVLTSDKAPKDLDGMQERLLSRFRWGLSADLQVPDYETRIEILEKKMKNDGLDMPKEVIKYVAYNINTNVRELEGALISLLAQSSLNKKEIDVELAKKVLRNFVKTSSKEITIDAIQKMVCEYFDVPYDRLLHKTRKREIVQARQITMYLAKAFTKNSLKTIGEHFGGRDHTTVIHSCQTVKDLMDTDSIFRENVMELTQKVQLAAM